One stretch of Pseudoalteromonas shioyasakiensis DNA includes these proteins:
- a CDS encoding amidohydrolase, whose product MKLIISLLATASISCFANTTVIYNVNGYTPTYKGETQHFSTLVFKDGKVVKTGNDSIKKSFPDATTIDGQQATLLPGLIDAHGHVIGLGNNLSQLDVRSTRSADEVGKMLAEFAKDKQGWIIGRGWNQEQWPGGQFPNAADLDKYLKDKPVVLSRVDGHAVWVNSKAMELAGITKETRSPAGGEIIKLDSGLPSGVFIDKAETLITQHVPKASHASINTALDNAGKHLLSLGITSTHDAGIDYDTWQVYKQRSEQSTLPVRIVAMLSAADPQLETMLKAGRYKDMNDMLSIRSVKVYADGALGSRGAALIEEYADRKNHHGLMLETQEKLEQLFNLSFTHGFSANTHAIGDKANHVVLDAYENVFKKTGGILLRNRIEHAQIVTPEDIPRFKTLKIIPSMQPVHATSDMHMAEQRLTEKQLEGAYAWKTFLAQGSVIAAGSDFPVELADPFDGLYSAITRMDHNQLPEGGWRPQELLSRDEALRAFTLGGAYAAHQEFKLGSLEQGKWADFILIDKDYYKAPVSEIHDINVTQTWIAGQLKYKKED is encoded by the coding sequence ATGAAACTCATCATCAGCTTACTGGCAACAGCTTCGATAAGTTGTTTTGCCAATACCACAGTAATTTACAATGTAAATGGTTACACACCAACCTACAAAGGTGAAACTCAACACTTTTCAACACTGGTTTTTAAAGACGGTAAAGTTGTAAAAACCGGTAATGATTCAATCAAAAAAAGCTTTCCTGATGCCACCACGATTGATGGCCAACAAGCCACGTTATTGCCTGGTTTGATTGATGCCCATGGCCATGTGATTGGTTTAGGTAATAACCTTTCACAACTTGATGTTAGAAGTACTCGCTCGGCAGATGAAGTTGGCAAAATGCTAGCTGAGTTTGCTAAAGATAAACAAGGCTGGATCATTGGTCGAGGTTGGAACCAAGAGCAGTGGCCTGGTGGACAGTTCCCAAATGCTGCTGATTTAGACAAGTATTTAAAAGATAAACCCGTAGTGCTTTCTCGAGTTGATGGCCATGCTGTGTGGGTAAATTCAAAAGCAATGGAGCTTGCAGGTATCACCAAAGAAACTCGCTCTCCTGCCGGTGGTGAAATTATAAAACTGGATTCTGGTTTACCTTCAGGGGTATTCATTGATAAAGCCGAAACGCTTATTACTCAGCATGTACCAAAAGCAAGCCATGCCAGCATTAATACTGCATTAGATAATGCAGGTAAACATCTACTTAGTTTAGGGATTACATCAACCCATGATGCCGGTATCGATTATGATACCTGGCAAGTGTATAAGCAGCGCTCTGAACAAAGCACCCTTCCCGTTAGAATAGTAGCCATGCTAAGTGCTGCTGATCCTCAGCTAGAAACAATGCTTAAAGCGGGCCGATATAAAGATATGAATGACATGCTGTCGATTCGTAGTGTCAAAGTGTATGCTGATGGTGCGCTAGGAAGTCGTGGTGCAGCCCTAATCGAGGAATACGCAGATCGAAAAAATCACCATGGCTTAATGCTTGAAACCCAAGAAAAGCTTGAGCAACTATTCAACTTAAGCTTTACCCATGGCTTTAGTGCTAACACTCATGCAATTGGTGATAAAGCCAATCACGTAGTGCTAGATGCCTATGAAAATGTGTTTAAAAAAACCGGTGGAATTTTACTTCGTAACCGAATTGAACATGCACAAATTGTTACTCCTGAAGACATTCCTCGTTTTAAAACGTTAAAAATCATTCCATCAATGCAGCCTGTTCATGCAACATCTGATATGCATATGGCAGAGCAACGTCTAACTGAAAAACAACTTGAAGGGGCTTACGCTTGGAAAACCTTTTTAGCGCAAGGCTCAGTGATTGCGGCGGGTTCTGATTTTCCAGTAGAGCTTGCTGATCCGTTTGACGGCTTATATTCAGCCATTACTCGCATGGATCATAATCAGCTGCCAGAAGGCGGCTGGCGACCACAAGAGCTACTATCGCGTGATGAAGCTTTACGTGCTTTTACTTTAGGTGGTGCATATGCTGCACATCAAGAGTTTAAACTTGGCAGTTTAGAGCAAGGAAAGTGGGCTGACTTTATCTTGATTGATAAAGACTATTACAAAGCGCCAGTCTCAGAGATCCACGATATAAACGTGACACAAACTTGGATTGCGGGCCAGCTTAAGTATAAAAAAGAAGATTAG
- a CDS encoding YgjV family protein — MSWEYLGYLASALLVASLTMSDVVKLRWLNLAGCIAFTFYGLAIGAVPVAFTNGLLAFVNIYHIIKLKRQQKADAK, encoded by the coding sequence TTGAGTTGGGAATATTTAGGCTATTTAGCGTCAGCACTTTTGGTTGCTTCTTTGACAATGAGCGATGTTGTTAAGCTACGTTGGCTTAACCTAGCAGGATGTATTGCATTTACCTTCTACGGGCTGGCAATTGGTGCTGTTCCTGTGGCCTTTACCAATGGTTTACTAGCATTTGTGAATATTTACCACATCATAAAATTAAAGCGTCAGCAAAAAGCTGACGCTAAGTAA
- a CDS encoding Crp/Fnr family transcriptional regulator encodes MFQYHFSSYLVDQLLTFAGSSFQQAKKEVLIHQDQPLSKLVLVRSGTVSFSYDVGNGRRLLLGQLDCNNTLIGEIEALNNYPCIYTVTCFSDVSYNLIELKHWRALLLEKPELSLYTAQTIAAKFQENQKINLDKLLLPLSYNIAKDCLLRAENNNPTLLRAYPTVNAEAERFATTERAYRRVVTELVEKGLVKRSTQGLQVVDIDKLSDYVESFAQL; translated from the coding sequence ATGTTTCAATATCATTTTTCAAGCTATCTTGTTGACCAATTACTGACATTTGCTGGCAGCAGTTTTCAACAAGCTAAAAAAGAAGTGCTGATCCATCAGGATCAACCTTTATCAAAACTCGTATTAGTTAGAAGCGGCACGGTGTCATTCAGCTATGACGTGGGTAACGGCCGACGCCTTCTTTTAGGTCAACTTGACTGTAATAACACCCTGATTGGTGAGATTGAAGCACTGAATAATTATCCCTGTATTTACACAGTAACGTGCTTTAGTGATGTAAGTTATAACCTAATTGAGCTTAAACATTGGCGTGCACTACTATTAGAAAAACCAGAGCTAAGCTTATACACAGCGCAAACAATCGCTGCTAAATTCCAAGAAAACCAAAAAATAAATTTAGATAAGCTGCTATTACCACTTAGCTACAACATAGCTAAAGATTGCTTATTAAGAGCTGAGAATAATAACCCAACATTACTGCGTGCCTACCCTACCGTAAATGCAGAAGCTGAGCGCTTTGCCACCACCGAAAGAGCTTATAGACGCGTTGTAACAGAATTAGTTGAAAAAGGCTTAGTAAAGAGAAGTACTCAAGGCTTACAAGTGGTAGATATCGACAAGCTTAGTGACTACGTCGAAAGTTTTGCGCAGTTATGA
- a CDS encoding hypoxanthine phosphoribosyltransferase, with protein sequence MSDKCYITAQQLLEDSFRVAAQVYEDGFRPDFIIGIWRGGAPIGIAVQEYYDYKGIETDHIAVRTSSYYGINQQSKEIKVHGLHYIIENANADNSLLIVDDVFDSGRSIFALKEKLSELMRLNLPRDIRVACPYYKPKNSKVDMVPDYYIHESEEWLVFPHELSGLTPDEIIEGKSDLANIHDILLEK encoded by the coding sequence ATGTCAGATAAGTGCTATATCACTGCGCAGCAGCTTCTTGAAGATTCATTTCGTGTTGCGGCACAAGTTTATGAAGATGGTTTCCGTCCTGATTTCATCATTGGTATTTGGCGTGGTGGTGCTCCAATTGGTATCGCAGTTCAAGAATATTACGATTATAAAGGTATCGAAACTGACCATATTGCAGTGCGTACTTCATCGTATTACGGTATTAACCAGCAGTCAAAAGAGATCAAAGTTCACGGTTTGCATTACATCATTGAAAATGCGAATGCAGATAACTCATTATTAATCGTTGATGACGTGTTCGATTCTGGCCGTAGTATTTTTGCATTGAAAGAAAAGCTTTCTGAATTAATGCGTTTGAACTTACCACGTGATATTCGTGTTGCATGTCCATACTACAAGCCAAAGAACTCAAAAGTAGACATGGTGCCAGATTATTATATTCATGAGTCTGAAGAGTGGTTAGTATTCCCTCATGAGCTTTCAGGCTTAACGCCAGACGAAATCATCGAAGGAAAGTCTGATTTAGCTAATATTCACGACATACTTTTAGAAAAATAA
- the pepB gene encoding aminopeptidase PepB, which translates to MSEKFLVQLSEQGAAAHWGEKAALSFTEQGATVHLTEQDTLKNVQKAARTLANQGLKNIALVGDVWCTETQWAFYQGFVSPKNLDAIEFVENAKTDGKELASLKQAATWARQMINGTADDIFPESLAGKAAEFIQSLAPEHVSYQIIKGDALLEQQWIGIHAVGRGSERPPVLLALDYNPTGDENAPVAAALVGKGITFDSGGYSIKASEGMLGMKCDMGGAATVTAGLALAINRGINKRIKLFLCCAENLISGHAYKLGDILTYKNGTTVEIVNTDAEGRLVLADGLMAAGESGAPLIIDAATLTGAALVAVGQEYNALFGLDKELVRDVQDFAEQEMEAAWPLPLEKWHQQNCPSPYADTANSRPQKGGGYGGASNAAGFLSRFVPNEGKGWVHIDLAAAFNMGSTSEWAAGATTQGMRTVARTLLEKA; encoded by the coding sequence ATGTCAGAAAAATTTTTAGTTCAACTTAGCGAGCAGGGCGCTGCCGCACACTGGGGCGAAAAAGCCGCTCTTTCTTTTACTGAACAAGGCGCAACTGTTCATTTAACTGAGCAAGATACACTTAAAAACGTACAAAAAGCAGCACGTACGTTAGCTAATCAAGGCTTAAAAAATATTGCTTTAGTGGGCGATGTTTGGTGTACAGAAACACAATGGGCTTTTTATCAAGGCTTTGTTTCACCAAAAAATTTAGATGCAATTGAGTTTGTTGAAAATGCAAAAACAGACGGCAAAGAACTGGCTTCTTTAAAGCAAGCTGCGACTTGGGCTCGTCAAATGATCAATGGCACAGCTGATGATATTTTCCCTGAGAGCCTAGCTGGTAAAGCGGCAGAATTCATTCAGTCATTAGCGCCTGAGCATGTAAGTTACCAAATCATTAAAGGCGATGCTTTATTAGAACAACAATGGATTGGTATCCACGCGGTAGGTCGTGGTAGTGAACGCCCACCGGTATTATTAGCATTAGATTACAACCCAACTGGTGACGAAAATGCCCCTGTTGCTGCCGCTTTGGTTGGTAAAGGCATTACCTTTGATTCAGGTGGTTACTCAATCAAAGCAAGTGAAGGCATGCTAGGCATGAAGTGCGATATGGGTGGTGCTGCTACAGTAACTGCAGGCCTAGCACTTGCTATTAACCGTGGTATCAACAAACGCATTAAATTATTCTTATGTTGTGCAGAAAACCTTATTTCAGGCCATGCATATAAACTTGGCGATATCCTAACCTATAAGAATGGTACAACGGTTGAAATCGTTAATACTGATGCTGAAGGCCGTTTAGTACTTGCTGATGGTTTAATGGCTGCAGGTGAGTCGGGTGCGCCATTAATTATTGATGCGGCAACACTAACAGGCGCTGCACTGGTAGCTGTTGGTCAAGAGTACAACGCATTATTTGGTCTTGATAAAGAGCTTGTACGTGACGTACAAGACTTTGCAGAGCAGGAAATGGAAGCTGCTTGGCCATTACCACTTGAAAAATGGCATCAACAAAACTGTCCATCACCATATGCAGATACCGCAAATAGCCGTCCTCAAAAGGGCGGTGGCTATGGTGGTGCATCTAATGCGGCTGGTTTCTTATCTCGCTTTGTGCCAAATGAAGGCAAAGGCTGGGTACACATTGACCTGGCAGCAGCATTTAATATGGGTAGTACAAGTGAGTGGGCTGCTGGTGCGACAACACAAGGTATGCGTACAGTTGCAAGAACCTTACTAGAAAAAGCATAA
- the sfsA gene encoding DNA/RNA nuclease SfsA yields the protein MKFTPALQSATLIKRYKRFLADLKTAEGEQFTAHCANTGKMTGCAEPGFNAFYSTSDNTKRKYPHSLQLTENQFNHLICVNTAIANRIVQEALNAGTIAELADYQTITAEVKYGQENSRIDFLLTDENKPHCYIEVKSVTLLSQLEPQSGQGYFPDAKTERGQKHLRELVEMVQQGHRAVLLFAVLHEGINQVSAAAHIDPKYAQLLAHAIEQGVEVIAYKAKISANEIQLQEKCSFQP from the coding sequence ATGAAGTTCACTCCCGCATTACAATCAGCCACCTTAATAAAACGCTACAAACGCTTTTTAGCCGACTTAAAAACGGCTGAAGGCGAGCAGTTTACAGCGCATTGCGCCAATACAGGAAAGATGACGGGCTGTGCTGAGCCAGGGTTTAACGCTTTTTATTCAACCAGTGATAACACCAAACGCAAATACCCCCATTCACTACAACTAACAGAGAATCAATTTAATCATTTAATTTGTGTCAATACCGCTATTGCAAACAGAATTGTGCAAGAGGCTCTCAATGCTGGGACTATTGCTGAACTAGCTGATTACCAAACAATTACAGCAGAAGTAAAATACGGCCAAGAAAATAGCCGTATCGATTTTTTATTAACAGATGAAAACAAGCCCCATTGTTATATTGAAGTAAAATCAGTGACTTTACTCTCGCAATTAGAGCCGCAGTCTGGGCAAGGTTATTTTCCAGATGCAAAAACTGAACGAGGTCAAAAGCACCTAAGGGAACTAGTAGAAATGGTGCAACAAGGGCATCGTGCAGTCTTACTGTTTGCAGTTTTACATGAAGGTATTAATCAAGTAAGTGCTGCAGCTCATATCGATCCCAAATATGCGCAACTTTTAGCTCATGCAATAGAGCAAGGAGTTGAAGTGATTGCTTATAAAGCAAAAATTTCAGCCAACGAGATTCAATTGCAGGAAAAGTGTAGTTTTCAGCCTTAA
- the dksA gene encoding RNA polymerase-binding protein DksA: MPDQKRLGLLAQAGLDPYQEKPGEEYMNEAQRAHFKTILEAWRNDLRNEVDRTKSHMQDEAANFPDPVDRAAQEEEFSLELRTRDRERKLIKKIEKTIQLIKEDDFGFCESCGIEIGIRRLEARPTADLCVDCKTLAEIKEKQSGRG; encoded by the coding sequence ATGCCAGACCAAAAAAGACTAGGGTTATTGGCTCAAGCCGGGTTGGATCCATATCAAGAAAAACCAGGTGAAGAGTATATGAATGAAGCACAACGTGCTCATTTCAAAACAATTTTAGAAGCTTGGCGTAACGATTTACGTAACGAAGTAGACCGTACTAAATCGCATATGCAAGACGAAGCAGCTAACTTTCCAGATCCAGTAGACCGTGCAGCACAAGAAGAAGAATTCTCATTAGAACTTCGTACTCGTGACCGCGAGCGTAAACTGATCAAGAAAATAGAAAAAACGATTCAATTAATCAAAGAAGACGATTTTGGTTTCTGTGAATCATGTGGTATTGAAATTGGTATCCGCCGTTTAGAAGCGCGTCCTACAGCTGATTTATGTGTAGACTGCAAAACGCTTGCGGAAATTAAAGAAAAGCAATCTGGACGCGGTTAA